The window CACCCGTCCCTTGGCCAATCCCGGCCGCCGCGGCTCGGCCTTTTCGAGGGGCATCAGCCGCGCCAGCGGCTTCCCCGCCCGGGCGATGACGATCTCCTCCCCGGCCGCCGCCGCGCCGACCAGTTCGGAAAGGTGGGTTTTCGCTTCGTGCAGATTGACAGACCGCATAGACTTACTCCTTTTTTCAACCAACTTGTTAAACCAAGTCTACAGCAAAGAGCCTTCCCGGTAAAGCGCAACATCTGGCCCCCTGCCCCCCCCTTCTCAGCGATAGGGAAAACCGTTCCCATCGAATTTGACATCGTCAAAGGCGAAGATGAATTCGTGATCGACGGCGCGGAAGAACCACTGGTTTTTGTGGTTGAAGCCGATCAGGCGGCTCATGGCGGCCATGTCCAGTTGCCAGCCTTCGGCCGATTGTCGCAACAGATAGGGGGCGGCCTGGCGGTTGTCGACGGGAAAGCGCAGTACGGCCAGATCGCCGGCGATGCGCTCCTCGACGGCGGGCAGGTTCGCTTCCAATCCCTTGCGTTCGTTATTCTGCTGAGCATCGGTTACCAGCCACTTGGCAAAAAAGGCACGCGTCTCCGGGGTATAGAGGCTGAGCTGCGGATCTTTCACCTGCTCGCGCAAGACTTCCAGATAGCGCTCCAGGGTCTGTCGCGGCGTCGGCTGGGCGACGAAACGGCCGCGATCTTCGACAAACCCCTTGGCTTCACTGCCGGAACCGATGGCCACAACACTGCGCGCCCCACCCCCGCCGCTCAGGTGCTCCAGCTTGACCGCCCCGCGATAGTCGGCGGGAACCTCCCCCAGCGCCCGCCCCACCAGCAGCTCCACCGTCGCCTCGATGCCGTCGGCCACCCGGCCGGCGGCGAAAAAGGGCGTCAGCTGTTCCCGTTCAACATAACCGACAAAGCCGTCGGGAAAGATTCCTTCCAGATCGTAGCCGATTTCCAGCCGTACCTGCCCGCCCCGAGGATCGACAAGCAGCAGCACCCCACGCGCCCCACCGGTGGGTTCCCCCAACCGCAACTTCTCGAACAGCTCGACGGCCGCCTGATCCAGATCGCCGGGGCTTTCATCCAAGATGGTCAAGTGGAAGTGGATGTCGAGATCCCGCAGCAGGTGGTCATGATAAGCCGTGAGGCGGCCGACCCGCTTCGGGGCGAGCAGCCCGGCACGGTCGTCGACCAAGGGCAGTTCCTGGCGGTTGGGGCAGCCAGTCAACAAGGTGACGAGCAACAAAAGGGGCACACAGGACAACGGGAACCGGGATATGCGCATCGGTTTTCTCCTTTGAAAAAGAACGGGCATTTTCCCGTCGTTGGTTGTAATTGTAGGCTCATCTGGAATAATTTCCAGTCTTCGAACCACCAACGAGAAACCGACAAGGAGCTTCCATGCCCATCGATCCGCAAACACCCGTCCTCGTTACCGGCGCCACCGGTTATATCGGTGCCCGCCTTATTCCCCGCCTGCTGCAAGCAGGCTACCGGGTACGTGCCCTGGCCCGCACCCCGGCCAAACTCCGCGACCGACCCTGGGCCAACGATCCCGGCCTGGAAATCGTCGCCGGCGATCTCTTCGACCGGGAGTCGATGATCCGCGCCTGTCAGGGCTGCCGCGCCGCCTATTACCTGGTTCATTCCATGAATCCGACCAGCCATGACTTCGCCGCCAGCGATCGCGCCGCCGCCGACAACATGGTCGCCGCCGCCGAAGCGGCGGGTCTGGAGCGGATCATCTACCTGAGCGGCCTCGGCGAGGATGCCCCCGATCTCAGCGAGCACCTGCGCTCGCGGGCCGAGGTGGCGAAGATTCTGCGCGCCGGCAAGACGCCGACGACGGTCCTGCGGGCGGCGATGATCATCGGCTCGGGGAGCGCCTCCTTCGAAATCCTCCGCTACCTGGTCGAGCGCCTGCCGGTGATGGTCACCCCGCGCTGGGTCGACACCCCCTGCCAGCCCATTTCCATCCGCAACGTCCTCACCTACCTGATCGGCTGTCTGGGCTGCGACGACACGATCGGGCAGACCTTCGACATCGGCCAGCCCGAGGTCGTCACCTATCGGCAACTGATGCGCATTTTCGCCGAGGAGGCGGGCCTGCCCCGCCGCTGGATCGTGCCGGTCCCGGTCCTCACCCCGCGCCTCAGTTCCTACTGGATCAACCTGGTCACGCCGGTGCCGGCGGCGCTGGCCCGCCCCCTGGCCGAAGGGTTGCGCAATACCGTGGTCTGCGGCGAAACCCGCATCCGCGAACTCATCCCGCAAGAGCTTCTCGACTGCCGCCAGTCGATCCGCGCCGCCCTCGAACAGTTGCGCGGGCAGACGGTGGAAAGTTCCTGGAGCGATGCCGGCGCCATCCCTCCGGCCGCCTGGAGCACCCCCGGCGATGCCTCCTGGGCGGGCGGCACCCATTACGACGACGCCCGCCAAATCCGCCTGGCCGCTCCCATCGATAAAACCTGGCGGGCGGTCTCCTGTATCGGCGGCGACACCGGCTGGTATTACGCCAACTGGCTCTGGTGGCTGCGCGGCCTGCTCGACCAACTGGCGGGGGGCATCGGCCTACGCCGGGGACGGCGCTGTCCCCTCGAATTGGCGCCGGGAGACGCCCTCGACTTCTGGCGGGTCGCCGAGGTCGACAAGCCCCAGCGCCTGCTGCTCGCCGCCGAAATGAAACTGCCGGGCAAGGCGCTCCTCGAATTCCGCCTCAGCGAAAGCGCGCCGGGAGAAACCCTCGTCATCCAGACCGCCCGCTACCTCCCCCGGGGTCTCACCGGCATCCTCTACTGGTACGCTGTCTGGCCCTTCCACAACTTCGTCTTCGACGGCATGCTCCGCGGCATCGCCCACAGCCTCGACGCAAAAATTCTGCAAGGCCCGGAAAAGACGAAGGATCCGGCAAAGGAAAGGCTGAAGGCTGAAGGCTGAAGGCTGAAGGAATTGAAAATCAATTGGTCTTTCAGGCCAAGCATCTTCCCCCCTAAAACACTTGGTCCAATATGCCAAACATGAAAGCCACTTTTAAAACCATCATCATCAAATCCCAGGAGCAGATGCTGAACGAATGCGCCGAAACGATGAACGCCGTGATGCGCGGCGAACCGGTCGCACCCCAGGAGCCGGAGTACTCTTTCACCAGCTTCGAGGCCTTTCGCAGGGCCATGACTCCGCAGCGTTTCGCCCTGCTCAGGCTCATCCGTGAAAAACGCCCCGACTCTATCAAGGAGCTGGCCGCCCTCGCCGGACGAGACATGAAAAACGTTTCCGAGGATGTCAAAATCCTGCTCGAAATGGATCTCCTCGAATTGGAAAAACGCGGAAAAACCAAGGCGCCCCGCCTGCACTACGACGGTTTTCGCCTCGA is drawn from Desulfuromonas acetexigens and contains these coding sequences:
- a CDS encoding type II toxin-antitoxin system Phd/YefM family antitoxin, giving the protein MRSVNLHEAKTHLSELVGAAAAGEEIVIARAGKPLARLMPLEKAEPRRPGLAKGRVTEAFFEPLPEEELASWEA
- a CDS encoding TPM domain-containing protein, which encodes MRISRFPLSCVPLLLLVTLLTGCPNRQELPLVDDRAGLLAPKRVGRLTAYHDHLLRDLDIHFHLTILDESPGDLDQAAVELFEKLRLGEPTGGARGVLLLVDPRGGQVRLEIGYDLEGIFPDGFVGYVEREQLTPFFAAGRVADGIEATVELLVGRALGEVPADYRGAVKLEHLSGGGGARSVVAIGSGSEAKGFVEDRGRFVAQPTPRQTLERYLEVLREQVKDPQLSLYTPETRAFFAKWLVTDAQQNNERKGLEANLPAVEERIAGDLAVLRFPVDNRQAAPYLLRQSAEGWQLDMAAMSRLIGFNHKNQWFFRAVDHEFIFAFDDVKFDGNGFPYR
- a CDS encoding SDR family oxidoreductase; this encodes MPIDPQTPVLVTGATGYIGARLIPRLLQAGYRVRALARTPAKLRDRPWANDPGLEIVAGDLFDRESMIRACQGCRAAYYLVHSMNPTSHDFAASDRAAADNMVAAAEAAGLERIIYLSGLGEDAPDLSEHLRSRAEVAKILRAGKTPTTVLRAAMIIGSGSASFEILRYLVERLPVMVTPRWVDTPCQPISIRNVLTYLIGCLGCDDTIGQTFDIGQPEVVTYRQLMRIFAEEAGLPRRWIVPVPVLTPRLSSYWINLVTPVPAALARPLAEGLRNTVVCGETRIRELIPQELLDCRQSIRAALEQLRGQTVESSWSDAGAIPPAAWSTPGDASWAGGTHYDDARQIRLAAPIDKTWRAVSCIGGDTGWYYANWLWWLRGLLDQLAGGIGLRRGRRCPLELAPGDALDFWRVAEVDKPQRLLLAAEMKLPGKALLEFRLSESAPGETLVIQTARYLPRGLTGILYWYAVWPFHNFVFDGMLRGIAHSLDAKILQGPEKTKDPAKERLKAEG
- a CDS encoding helix-turn-helix domain-containing protein, whose translation is MKATFKTIIIKSQEQMLNECAETMNAVMRGEPVAPQEPEYSFTSFEAFRRAMTPQRFALLRLIREKRPDSIKELAALAGRDMKNVSEDVKILLEMDLLELEKRGKTKAPRLHYDGFRLEVAV